A single window of Malus sylvestris chromosome 5, drMalSylv7.2, whole genome shotgun sequence DNA harbors:
- the LOC126621969 gene encoding vesicle-associated membrane protein 722-like, with protein sequence MGQKALIYAFVARGTVVLAEYTEFSGNFNSIAFQCLQKLPATNNKFTYNCDGHTFNYLVDNGYTYCVVADESSGRQVPIAFLERVKDDFVAKYGAGKAATAAANSLNKEFGSKLKEHMQYCVDHPEEISKLAKVKAQVSEVKGVMMENIEKVLDRGEKIELLVDKTENLHQQAQDFRTVGTKMRRKMWLQNMKVKLIVLGILIALILIIILSICHGFNCGK encoded by the exons ATGGGGCAGAAGGCGCTGATCTACGCGTTCGTGGCGCGCGGCACTGTGGTTCTCGCCGAGTACACGGAATTCAGCGGCAATTTCAACTCCATTGCGTTTCAGTGCCTCCAGAAGCTTCCTGCTACCAACAACAAGTTCACCTACAACTGCGATGGCCACACCTTCAATTACCTCGTCGACAATGGCTACA CATACTGTGTGGTTGCAGATGAATCGAGTGGAAGACAAGTACCTATCGCTTTTCTGGAGCGTGTCAAGGATGACTTTGTTGCGAAATATGGTGCTGGAAAGGCTGCTACAGCTGCTGCCAACAGCCTTAACAAGGAATTTGG GTCAAAATTGAAGGAACATATGCAATACTGTGTTGATCATCCTGAAGAAATAAGCAAGCTTGCAAAGGTGAAGGCCCAGGTTTCAGAAGTTAAAGGCGTTATGATGGAGAATATTGAAAAG GTTTTGGATAGGGGGGAAAAGATAGAGCTTTTAGTCGACAAGACTGAGAACCTTCATCAACAG GCACAGGATTTTCGGACTGTGGGGACTAAAATGCGGAGGAAGATGTGGCTGCAGAACATGAAGGTGAAGCTGATTGTTTTAGGAATCCTGATCGCCTTAATCCTTATCATAATACTCTCCATTTGCCATGGTTTCAACTGCGGAAAATGA